The following proteins are co-located in the Gavia stellata isolate bGavSte3 chromosome 36, bGavSte3.hap2, whole genome shotgun sequence genome:
- the ATF1 gene encoding cyclic AMP-dependent transcription factor ATF-1 isoform X4 gives MEEVHKSSSNSSVTPSQTSAVQGTTLQAAQLSHIAQQVSSLSESEDSQDSSDSIGSSQKARGILARRPSYRKILKDLSSEDTRDRKGDEESPGVSTVTSMSVPTPIYQTSTGQYKKLLENAVERRKSMSNVWKIELRSWKIRTKL, from the exons ATGGAAGAGGTGCACAAGAGCAGCAGTAACAGTTCAGTGACGCCTTCACAAACATCAGCTGTACAAGGTACAACACTACAGGCAGCTCAGCTCTCTCATATTGCTCAACAG GTATCATCTTTGTCTGAGAGTGAAGATTCTCAGGATTCATCAGATAGCATAGGCTCTTCACAGAAAGCTCGAGGCATCTTAGCTCGTCGTCCATCTTACCG aaaaattttgaaagatCTTTCTTCTGAAGATACCCGCGATAGAAAAGGAGATGAGGAGAGTCCTGGTGTCTCTACTGTTACATCTATGTCCGTTCCCACGCCTATCTACCAGACGAGCACTGGACAGTACA AGAAGCTGCTCGAGAATGCcgtagaaagaagaaagagtatGTCAAATGTCTGGAAAATAGAGTTGCGGTCCTGGAAAATCAGAACAAAACTCTAA
- the ATF1 gene encoding cyclic AMP-dependent transcription factor ATF-1 isoform X2, protein MEEVHKSSSNSSVTPSQTSAVQGTTLQAAQLSHIAQQVSSLSESEDSQDSSDSIGSSQKARGILARRPSYRKILKDLSSEDTRDRKGDEESPGVSTVTSMSVPTPIYQTSTGQYIAIAANGLQLASPGTDGVQGLQTLTMTNAGGAQPGTTILQYAQTSDGQQILVPSNQVVVQTASGDMQTYQIRTTPTTTSLPQTVVMTSPVTLTSQTSKTDDPQLKREIRLMKNREAARECRRKKKEYVKCLENRVAVLENQNKTLIEELKTLKDLYCHKSV, encoded by the exons ATGGAAGAGGTGCACAAGAGCAGCAGTAACAGTTCAGTGACGCCTTCACAAACATCAGCTGTACAAGGTACAACACTACAGGCAGCTCAGCTCTCTCATATTGCTCAACAG GTATCATCTTTGTCTGAGAGTGAAGATTCTCAGGATTCATCAGATAGCATAGGCTCTTCACAGAAAGCTCGAGGCATCTTAGCTCGTCGTCCATCTTACCG aaaaattttgaaagatCTTTCTTCTGAAGATACCCGCGATAGAAAAGGAGATGAGGAGAGTCCTGGTGTCTCTACTGTTACATCTATGTCCGTTCCCACGCCTATCTACCAGACGAGCACTGGACAGTACA ttgCCATTGCTGCGAATGGATTACAGCTGGCCAGCCCGGGTACAGACGGCGTGCAAGGTCTGCAGACGCTAACGATGACAAATGCTGGCGGTGCTCAGCCTGGGACAACGATACTGCAGTACGCACAAACGTCCGACGGTCAGCAGATACTTGTGCCCAGCAACCAGGTGGTGGTGCAGA CTGCATCAGGAGACATGCAGACTTACCAGATCCGCACCACACCGACGACCACGTCCCTTCCTCAGACTGTGGTGATGACGTCTCCTGTCACTCTGACATCACAGACAAGTAAGACGGATGATCCGCAGTTGAAACGAGAAATAAGGCTGATGAAGAACAG AGAAGCTGCTCGAGAATGCcgtagaaagaagaaagagtatGTCAAATGTCTGGAAAATAGAGTTGCGGTCCTGGAAAATCAGAACAAAACTCTAATTGAAGAGCTAAAAACTTTGAAAGATCTTTACTGTCATAAAAGTGTGTAA
- the ATF1 gene encoding cyclic AMP-dependent transcription factor ATF-1 isoform X1 produces the protein MEEVHKSSSNSSVTPSQTSAVQGTTLQAAQLSHIAQQMSLRGPAPLTVVQLPGEQVQVQGVIQTAQSSSVIHSPQVQTVQVSSLSESEDSQDSSDSIGSSQKARGILARRPSYRKILKDLSSEDTRDRKGDEESPGVSTVTSMSVPTPIYQTSTGQYIAIAANGLQLASPGTDGVQGLQTLTMTNAGGAQPGTTILQYAQTSDGQQILVPSNQVVVQTASGDMQTYQIRTTPTTTSLPQTVVMTSPVTLTSQTSKTDDPQLKREIRLMKNREAARECRRKKKEYVKCLENRVAVLENQNKTLIEELKTLKDLYCHKSV, from the exons ATGGAAGAGGTGCACAAGAGCAGCAGTAACAGTTCAGTGACGCCTTCACAAACATCAGCTGTACAAGGTACAACACTACAGGCAGCTCAGCTCTCTCATATTGCTCAACAG ATGTCTCTGAGAGGTCCTGCTCCCTTGACAGTTGTTCAGCTGCCTGGAGAACAAGTCCAGGTCCAGGGAGTCATTCAGACAGCTCAGTCCTCTTCTGTCATCCACTCCCCCCAGGTGCAAACAGTGCAG GTATCATCTTTGTCTGAGAGTGAAGATTCTCAGGATTCATCAGATAGCATAGGCTCTTCACAGAAAGCTCGAGGCATCTTAGCTCGTCGTCCATCTTACCG aaaaattttgaaagatCTTTCTTCTGAAGATACCCGCGATAGAAAAGGAGATGAGGAGAGTCCTGGTGTCTCTACTGTTACATCTATGTCCGTTCCCACGCCTATCTACCAGACGAGCACTGGACAGTACA ttgCCATTGCTGCGAATGGATTACAGCTGGCCAGCCCGGGTACAGACGGCGTGCAAGGTCTGCAGACGCTAACGATGACAAATGCTGGCGGTGCTCAGCCTGGGACAACGATACTGCAGTACGCACAAACGTCCGACGGTCAGCAGATACTTGTGCCCAGCAACCAGGTGGTGGTGCAGA CTGCATCAGGAGACATGCAGACTTACCAGATCCGCACCACACCGACGACCACGTCCCTTCCTCAGACTGTGGTGATGACGTCTCCTGTCACTCTGACATCACAGACAAGTAAGACGGATGATCCGCAGTTGAAACGAGAAATAAGGCTGATGAAGAACAG AGAAGCTGCTCGAGAATGCcgtagaaagaagaaagagtatGTCAAATGTCTGGAAAATAGAGTTGCGGTCCTGGAAAATCAGAACAAAACTCTAATTGAAGAGCTAAAAACTTTGAAAGATCTTTACTGTCATAAAAGTGTGTAA
- the ATF1 gene encoding cyclic AMP-dependent transcription factor ATF-1 isoform X3: MEEVHKSSSNSSVTPSQTSAVQGTTLQAAQLSHIAQQVSSLSESEDSQDSSDSIGSSQKARGILARRPSYRKILKDLSSEDTRDRKGDEESPGVSTVTSMSVPTPIYQTSTGQYTASGDMQTYQIRTTPTTTSLPQTVVMTSPVTLTSQTSKTDDPQLKREIRLMKNREAARECRRKKKEYVKCLENRVAVLENQNKTLIEELKTLKDLYCHKSV; encoded by the exons ATGGAAGAGGTGCACAAGAGCAGCAGTAACAGTTCAGTGACGCCTTCACAAACATCAGCTGTACAAGGTACAACACTACAGGCAGCTCAGCTCTCTCATATTGCTCAACAG GTATCATCTTTGTCTGAGAGTGAAGATTCTCAGGATTCATCAGATAGCATAGGCTCTTCACAGAAAGCTCGAGGCATCTTAGCTCGTCGTCCATCTTACCG aaaaattttgaaagatCTTTCTTCTGAAGATACCCGCGATAGAAAAGGAGATGAGGAGAGTCCTGGTGTCTCTACTGTTACATCTATGTCCGTTCCCACGCCTATCTACCAGACGAGCACTGGACAGTACA CTGCATCAGGAGACATGCAGACTTACCAGATCCGCACCACACCGACGACCACGTCCCTTCCTCAGACTGTGGTGATGACGTCTCCTGTCACTCTGACATCACAGACAAGTAAGACGGATGATCCGCAGTTGAAACGAGAAATAAGGCTGATGAAGAACAG AGAAGCTGCTCGAGAATGCcgtagaaagaagaaagagtatGTCAAATGTCTGGAAAATAGAGTTGCGGTCCTGGAAAATCAGAACAAAACTCTAATTGAAGAGCTAAAAACTTTGAAAGATCTTTACTGTCATAAAAGTGTGTAA